One part of the Methylobacterium mesophilicum SR1.6/6 genome encodes these proteins:
- a CDS encoding acetolactate synthase 3 large subunit, with the protein MGGEVMTGAEMVIRAFQDQGVDTLFGYPGGAVLPIYDALFHQNAVKHILVRHEQGAVHAAEGYARSSGKVGCVLVTSGPGATNIVTGLTDAMLDSIPLVCITGQVPTHLIGTDAFQECDTVGITRHCTKHNYLVKSIDDLPRILHEAFYVAANGRPGPVVVDLPKDIQFASGLYERPEIASHKTYRPAVKGDADRIRAAVDLMATARRPVFYTGGGVINSGPEASRLLRELVRETGFPITSTLMGLGAYPGTDEKFLGMLGMHGTYEANLAMHECDVMICVGARFDDRITGRLDAFSPFSKKIHIDVDASSINKVVKVDVGIVGDCASVLGDMLEAWRALPSRPDKSNLDPWFQKINAWKARDCLAYWPSGTIIKPQYAVQRLYEACKSRETYITTEVGQHQMWAAQYFKYDEPNRWMTSGGLGTMGYGLPAAIGTQLAHPEGLVIDIAGEASILMNMQEMSTAVQYRLPIKVFILNNEYMGMVRQWQELLHGSRYSQSYSESLPDFVKLAEAYGAKGMRCEKPGDLDGAIAEMLSHDGPVIFDCIVDKTENCFPMIPSGKAHNEMLLSDYLGETGVELGDVISEEGKMLV; encoded by the coding sequence ATGGGCGGCGAGGTCATGACCGGGGCCGAGATGGTCATCCGGGCCTTCCAGGATCAGGGTGTCGACACGCTGTTCGGGTATCCGGGCGGCGCCGTACTGCCGATCTACGACGCGCTCTTCCACCAGAACGCCGTCAAGCACATCCTCGTCCGCCACGAGCAGGGCGCCGTCCACGCTGCGGAGGGCTATGCCCGCTCATCCGGGAAGGTCGGCTGCGTCCTCGTCACCTCGGGCCCCGGCGCCACCAACATCGTCACCGGGCTCACCGACGCGATGCTGGATTCGATCCCGCTGGTCTGCATCACTGGCCAGGTTCCGACGCACCTGATCGGCACCGACGCGTTCCAGGAATGCGACACGGTCGGCATCACGCGCCACTGCACGAAGCACAATTACCTGGTCAAATCGATCGACGACCTGCCGCGCATCCTGCACGAGGCGTTCTACGTCGCGGCGAACGGCCGGCCGGGCCCGGTCGTGGTCGATCTGCCCAAGGACATCCAGTTCGCCTCCGGCCTCTACGAGCGCCCGGAGATCGCGAGCCACAAGACCTACCGCCCGGCCGTCAAGGGCGATGCCGACCGGATCCGCGCGGCCGTCGACCTGATGGCGACCGCCCGCCGGCCGGTCTTCTACACCGGCGGCGGCGTGATCAACTCGGGCCCGGAGGCGTCGCGCCTGCTGCGCGAGCTCGTCCGCGAGACCGGCTTCCCGATCACCTCGACGCTGATGGGACTCGGCGCCTATCCGGGCACGGACGAGAAGTTCCTGGGCATGCTCGGCATGCACGGGACCTACGAGGCCAACCTCGCGATGCACGAGTGCGACGTGATGATCTGCGTCGGCGCCCGGTTCGACGACCGGATCACCGGCCGGCTCGACGCGTTCTCGCCCTTCTCCAAGAAGATCCACATCGACGTCGACGCCTCCTCGATCAACAAGGTCGTCAAGGTCGATGTCGGGATCGTCGGCGACTGCGCCTCGGTGCTCGGCGACATGCTGGAGGCGTGGCGCGCCCTGCCGTCGCGGCCCGACAAATCGAACCTCGATCCGTGGTTCCAGAAGATCAACGCCTGGAAGGCGCGGGACTGCCTCGCCTACTGGCCGTCGGGCACGATCATCAAGCCGCAATACGCGGTCCAGCGCCTCTACGAGGCCTGCAAGAGCCGCGAGACCTACATCACGACGGAAGTCGGCCAGCACCAGATGTGGGCCGCCCAGTACTTCAAGTACGACGAGCCGAACCGCTGGATGACGTCGGGCGGCCTCGGCACGATGGGCTACGGCCTGCCGGCGGCGATCGGCACGCAGCTCGCGCACCCGGAGGGGCTCGTGATCGACATCGCCGGCGAGGCCTCGATCCTGATGAACATGCAGGAGATGTCGACGGCGGTGCAGTACCGCCTGCCGATCAAGGTGTTCATCCTGAACAACGAGTACATGGGCATGGTCCGCCAGTGGCAGGAGCTGCTGCACGGCTCGCGCTACTCCCAGAGCTACTCGGAGAGCCTGCCGGATTTCGTGAAGCTCGCGGAGGCCTACGGCGCGAAGGGTATGCGCTGCGAGAAGCCGGGCGACCTCGACGGCGCCATCGCGGAGATGCTCAGCCATGACGGCCCGGTGATCTTCGACTGCATCGTCGACAAAACCGAGAACTGCTTCCCGATGATCCCGTCGGGCAAGGCGCACAACGAGATGCTCCTGTCCGATTACCTCGGCGAGACCGGCGTCGAGCTCGGCGACGTGATCTCCGAGGAAGGCAAGATGCTGGTGTGA
- a CDS encoding amidase: MQDARQDGITAMGAVDLAAAIRGRVVSCAEVMRAYLERIHRINPQVNALVGLADDAALLREAEAADAVLARGEAVGPLHGFPLAVKDLDPVRGLRFTQGSPIFADRVADTDSIMVTRLRAAGAIFIGKTNIPEFGLGSHSFNPVYGATGNAYDPDKTGGGSSGGAAVAVALRMQPVADGSDHAGSLRNPPAFNNCYGLRPSWGRIPAEAKDVFSPSLGVLGAIGRTPGDIGLMLSVLAGYDPRCPNAIRQDPSAFASPLARDFRGTRIAWLGDCGGQIPFDPGVLDVGRAALATFAEIGCTVEEAMPRYDMERLWQDWLVLRALTVAANLRPFYDEPRHRALLKPEAAWEVERGLALGADRIIAALEGRTRWYETLRRFMESYDYVIMPSAQVFPFDKNLRWPETVGGRAMDTYHRWMQITIPATMSGLPALAVPAGFGEAGLPTGIQIVGPNHGELACLQLGAAYDAASSWVRRYPPPLQ; encoded by the coding sequence ATGCAGGACGCGCGACAGGACGGCATCACCGCCATGGGCGCCGTGGATCTCGCCGCCGCCATTCGCGGTCGGGTCGTCTCCTGCGCCGAGGTGATGCGTGCCTATCTGGAGCGGATCCACCGGATCAACCCGCAGGTGAACGCCCTCGTGGGCTTGGCGGACGACGCCGCGCTCCTGCGGGAGGCCGAGGCCGCCGATGCCGTCCTGGCGCGCGGCGAGGCCGTCGGGCCGCTGCACGGCTTCCCGCTGGCCGTGAAGGATCTCGACCCGGTCCGCGGGCTGCGGTTCACGCAAGGATCGCCGATCTTCGCCGACCGGGTCGCCGACACCGACTCGATCATGGTCACCCGCCTGCGCGCCGCCGGGGCGATCTTCATCGGCAAGACCAACATCCCGGAGTTCGGCCTCGGCTCGCACAGCTTCAACCCGGTCTACGGCGCCACCGGCAACGCCTACGATCCGGACAAGACCGGGGGCGGGTCGAGCGGCGGCGCCGCCGTGGCGGTGGCCCTGCGGATGCAGCCGGTGGCCGACGGCAGCGACCATGCCGGCTCCCTGCGCAACCCGCCGGCCTTCAACAACTGCTACGGCCTGCGCCCGAGCTGGGGCCGGATCCCCGCCGAGGCCAAGGACGTGTTCAGCCCGAGCCTCGGCGTGCTCGGGGCGATCGGGCGCACGCCCGGCGATATCGGCCTGATGCTCTCGGTGCTGGCGGGCTACGACCCGCGCTGCCCGAACGCCATCCGGCAGGACCCGTCCGCCTTCGCGAGCCCGCTCGCTCGCGACTTCCGCGGGACCCGGATCGCGTGGCTCGGCGATTGCGGCGGCCAGATCCCGTTCGATCCTGGCGTGCTCGACGTCGGGCGCGCCGCCCTGGCGACCTTCGCGGAGATCGGCTGCACCGTCGAGGAGGCGATGCCGCGCTACGACATGGAGCGGCTTTGGCAGGACTGGCTGGTGCTGCGGGCACTGACCGTCGCGGCGAACCTCCGCCCGTTCTACGACGAGCCCCGCCACCGGGCCCTGCTCAAACCGGAGGCGGCCTGGGAGGTCGAGCGGGGGCTGGCGCTCGGCGCCGACCGGATCATCGCAGCGCTGGAGGGGCGCACCCGCTGGTACGAGACCCTGCGCCGCTTCATGGAGAGCTACGACTACGTGATCATGCCGAGCGCCCAGGTCTTCCCGTTCGACAAGAACCTGCGCTGGCCCGAGACGGTGGGCGGACGGGCGATGGACACCTATCACCGCTGGATGCAGATCACGATCCCCGCGACGATGTCGGGCCTGCCGGCGCTGGCCGTGCCGGCCGGCTTCGGCGAGGCCGGGCTGCCCACCGGCATCCAGATCGTCGGCCCGAATCACGGCGAGCTCGCTTGCCTGCAGCTCGGCGCGGCTTACGACGCGGCGAGCAGCTGGGTTCGCCGCTACCCGCCGCCGCTCCAGTGA
- a CDS encoding TetR/AcrR family transcriptional regulator C-terminal domain-containing protein: protein MMQASATAEQEAPSARQQAVLDAVLGLMVEDGEQVTMDAVARRASCSKETLYKWFGDRDGLLTATVRWQASRVHAGTDSAQVLDGATLRERLQDFAATWLEVITGPTSVALNRIAIAHAGSRKSNLGGIVLANGRFAIGERVKPVLEAGRAAGLLTFADSEAAFRTFFGLVGRDIQIRLLLGETLDLDGAEIRRDAGRAVEQFLALYGRAKPDPKHQV from the coding sequence ATGATGCAGGCCAGCGCCACAGCAGAGCAGGAAGCCCCGTCGGCCCGCCAGCAGGCGGTGCTGGACGCCGTGCTCGGCCTGATGGTCGAGGACGGCGAGCAGGTCACCATGGACGCCGTCGCGCGCCGGGCGAGCTGCTCGAAGGAGACGCTCTACAAGTGGTTCGGCGACCGGGACGGGTTGCTGACCGCGACGGTGCGCTGGCAGGCCTCCCGGGTCCATGCCGGGACTGACAGCGCTCAGGTGCTCGACGGCGCGACCCTGCGGGAGCGCCTGCAGGATTTCGCCGCGACGTGGCTGGAGGTCATCACCGGCCCGACCTCGGTGGCGCTGAACCGCATCGCCATCGCGCATGCGGGCTCGCGCAAGAGCAACCTCGGCGGCATCGTCCTGGCGAACGGGCGCTTCGCCATCGGCGAGCGGGTGAAGCCCGTGCTGGAGGCGGGGCGCGCCGCCGGCCTGCTGACCTTCGCCGACAGCGAGGCCGCCTTCCGCACCTTCTTCGGCCTCGTCGGCCGGGATATCCAGATTCGCCTTCTGCTCGGCGAGACACTCGACCTCGACGGGGCCGAGATCCGGCGCGACGCGGGCCGCGCCGTCGAGCAGTTCCTGGCCCTCTACGGCCGGGCCAAACCCGACCCGAAACACCAAGTCTAA
- a CDS encoding glutathione S-transferase family protein, producing the protein MTARTLYYAPGACSLAAHIVLEESGLPYEGVKLDLAAGDQRRPEYLAINDRGRVPALTEDGWVLTECAAILRHVARQVPEKGLWPTDLREQAAADEWLGWLACNHHITYAHVRRPERYTEDESAFEGIKAKAANTYADLATMTEVRLSHGGWAVGDRFSVVDAYLMVFWFWANGPTLRFDMAGRFPAWTAHARRVAERPAVHAVFAREGLPLPR; encoded by the coding sequence ATGACCGCCCGCACCCTCTACTACGCCCCCGGCGCCTGCTCGCTCGCCGCCCACATCGTCCTGGAGGAATCCGGGCTTCCATACGAGGGCGTCAAGCTCGACCTCGCGGCGGGCGACCAGCGCCGGCCGGAATACCTTGCGATCAACGATCGGGGCCGCGTGCCGGCCCTGACCGAGGATGGCTGGGTGCTCACCGAATGCGCGGCCATCCTGCGCCACGTCGCCCGTCAGGTGCCGGAGAAGGGGCTGTGGCCCACGGATCTCCGCGAGCAGGCGGCCGCCGACGAATGGCTCGGCTGGCTCGCCTGCAACCATCACATCACCTACGCCCATGTCCGCCGCCCTGAGCGCTACACCGAGGACGAGAGTGCCTTCGAGGGCATCAAGGCCAAGGCCGCCAACACCTACGCGGATCTCGCCACCATGACCGAGGTGCGCCTCTCGCACGGCGGCTGGGCCGTGGGCGACCGGTTCAGCGTGGTGGACGCCTACCTGATGGTCTTTTGGTTCTGGGCCAACGGACCGACGCTCCGGTTCGACATGGCCGGCCGCTTCCCGGCCTGGACCGCCCATGCCCGCCGCGTCGCCGAGCGACCGGCCGTGCATGCCGTCTTCGCCCGCGAGGGGCTGCCGCTCCCGCGCTGA
- the pyrC gene encoding dihydroorotase has product MGVAELFSAERQEAKPVERITIRRPDDWHIHLRDGAMLKAVLPYTAAQFARGIIMPNLVPPVTTVAAASAYRERILAALPEGQDFTPLMTCYLRDDTDPDEIERGFRDKVWVAAKLYPAGATTNSHAGVTDLLGVAPVLERMERIGMPLLIHGEATDSEIDIFDREAAFMEGSLIPLLGRHQGLKVTVEHATTAEILDMVREHRSRCAATITPHHLVINRTHIFQGGLRPHLYCLPVAKRERHRLALRKAATSGEACFYLGTDTAPHVRGAKEASCGCAGVFCGPSALQTYVQVFDEEGALDKFEAFASLNGARFHGLEPNAGTVTLERRESRIAEAVAVDDTAVVVFRGEEALPWSVA; this is encoded by the coding sequence ATGGGCGTCGCCGAACTGTTTTCCGCCGAGCGCCAGGAGGCGAAGCCGGTCGAGCGGATCACGATCCGCCGGCCGGACGACTGGCACATCCACCTGCGCGACGGGGCCATGCTGAAGGCGGTGCTGCCCTACACGGCGGCGCAGTTCGCCCGGGGCATCATCATGCCGAACCTCGTGCCGCCGGTGACCACGGTGGCGGCCGCCAGCGCCTACCGCGAGCGCATCCTCGCCGCGCTGCCGGAAGGCCAGGATTTCACGCCGCTGATGACCTGCTACCTGCGGGACGACACCGATCCGGACGAGATCGAGCGCGGCTTCCGGGACAAGGTCTGGGTCGCCGCCAAGTTGTATCCGGCCGGCGCGACCACGAACTCGCACGCGGGCGTCACCGACCTTCTCGGGGTCGCGCCGGTGCTGGAGCGCATGGAGCGGATCGGCATGCCGCTCCTGATCCACGGCGAGGCGACCGACTCGGAGATCGACATCTTCGACCGGGAGGCCGCCTTCATGGAGGGCAGCCTGATTCCGCTGCTCGGCCGCCATCAGGGGCTGAAGGTCACCGTGGAGCACGCCACCACGGCGGAGATCCTCGACATGGTCCGGGAACACCGGAGCCGGTGCGCGGCGACGATCACGCCGCACCACCTCGTCATCAACCGGACGCACATCTTCCAGGGGGGCCTGCGGCCGCACCTCTACTGCCTGCCGGTGGCCAAGCGCGAGCGGCACCGGCTCGCCCTGCGCAAGGCCGCGACATCGGGCGAGGCCTGCTTCTACCTCGGCACCGACACCGCCCCGCATGTCCGCGGCGCCAAGGAGGCGTCCTGCGGCTGCGCCGGCGTGTTCTGCGGGCCTTCCGCGCTCCAGACCTACGTGCAGGTCTTCGACGAGGAGGGGGCGCTGGACAAGTTCGAGGCCTTCGCGTCGCTCAACGGCGCCCGCTTCCACGGGCTGGAGCCGAATGCCGGGACCGTGACCCTGGAGCGTCGGGAGAGCCGCATCGCCGAGGCGGTCGCGGTGGACGACACGGCGGTGGTGGTGTTCCGGGGCGAGGAGGCGCTGCCCTGGTCGGTGGCGTGA
- a CDS encoding orotate phosphoribosyltransferase, translated as MTSPFLPLDRAVIAREAAKMFLEIGAVLFYKDEPFKFTSGWASPVYTDSRKIISFPRLRATLMDFATATIVREIGYEQLTHIAGGETAGIPFAAWIADRMMLPMQYIRKKPKGFGRNAQIEGEIVEGARTLLVEDLATDGRSKVNFCKALRDSGAQVEHCFVLFYYDIFPDSAALMQEIGIKLHYLTTWRDVLAVAKEMGTFDPKTLAEVESFLDAPAEWSAAHGGISAFGQA; from the coding sequence ATGACCAGCCCCTTCCTGCCCCTCGACCGAGCGGTGATCGCCCGCGAGGCGGCCAAGATGTTCCTCGAGATCGGGGCCGTCCTGTTCTACAAGGACGAGCCGTTCAAGTTCACCTCCGGCTGGGCGAGCCCGGTCTACACCGACAGCCGGAAGATCATCTCGTTCCCCCGCCTGCGCGCGACGCTGATGGACTTCGCCACCGCCACGATCGTGCGCGAGATCGGCTACGAGCAGCTGACCCACATCGCGGGCGGCGAGACCGCCGGCATCCCCTTCGCGGCCTGGATCGCCGACCGGATGATGCTGCCGATGCAGTACATCCGGAAGAAGCCCAAGGGCTTCGGCCGCAACGCCCAGATCGAGGGCGAGATCGTCGAGGGCGCCCGGACCCTGCTGGTCGAGGACCTCGCCACCGACGGGCGCAGCAAGGTCAATTTCTGCAAAGCCCTGCGCGATTCGGGCGCCCAGGTCGAGCACTGCTTCGTGCTGTTCTACTACGACATCTTCCCCGACAGCGCCGCGCTGATGCAGGAGATCGGCATCAAGCTCCACTACCTCACCACGTGGCGGGACGTGCTGGCGGTGGCGAAGGAGATGGGCACCTTCGACCCGAAGACGCTGGCCGAGGTCGAGAGCTTCCTCGACGCGCCGGCCGAATGGTCGGCCGCCCACGGCGGCATCTCCGCCTTCGGCCAGGCCTGA
- a CDS encoding 3-keto-5-aminohexanoate cleavage protein: MAESRSAAPVVIAVAITGSVPRKADNPAVPVTVPEQIESTHQAFEAGATLCHIHVRNDDESPSSDPERFAAVQEGLRKHCPGMIVQFSTGGRGRDPAARGLSLKHRPDMASLSTGSVNFPTIVYENAASLVTDLAGQMKQHGIRPEIEIFDLSHLHGAKRLVEAGLIDARPHVQFVMGVQNAMPAEEHLLDILLAETRRILPEATWTAAGIGRNQAVVMEWALSRGADAVRTGLEDNIRVTKDRLAASNAELVGLAAEAVRRHDRRVASPAEARVALGIG, encoded by the coding sequence ATGGCAGAATCCCGGAGCGCGGCGCCCGTGGTGATCGCGGTGGCGATCACCGGCTCCGTGCCGCGCAAGGCCGACAACCCGGCGGTGCCGGTGACCGTGCCCGAGCAGATCGAGTCGACGCATCAGGCCTTCGAGGCCGGCGCCACGCTCTGCCACATCCACGTGCGCAACGACGACGAGTCGCCCTCCTCCGACCCAGAGAGATTCGCCGCCGTGCAGGAGGGGCTGCGCAAGCACTGCCCCGGGATGATCGTGCAGTTCTCCACCGGCGGGCGCGGGCGCGACCCGGCCGCCCGGGGCCTGTCGCTGAAGCACCGGCCCGACATGGCCTCGCTGTCCACCGGTTCGGTGAACTTCCCGACGATCGTCTACGAGAACGCCGCGAGCCTCGTGACCGACCTCGCCGGCCAGATGAAGCAGCACGGCATCCGGCCCGAGATCGAGATCTTCGACCTCTCGCACCTGCACGGCGCCAAGCGGCTGGTGGAGGCGGGCCTGATCGACGCGCGCCCGCATGTGCAGTTCGTGATGGGCGTCCAGAACGCGATGCCGGCCGAGGAGCACCTCCTCGACATCCTGCTCGCCGAGACCCGGCGGATCCTGCCCGAGGCGACCTGGACGGCGGCCGGCATCGGCCGCAACCAGGCGGTGGTCATGGAGTGGGCGCTGAGCCGCGGCGCGGATGCGGTGCGCACCGGCCTGGAGGACAACATCCGGGTGACGAAGGATCGCTTGGCCGCCAGCAACGCCGAGCTGGTCGGCCTCGCGGCCGAGGCGGTCCGCCGCCACGATCGCCGCGTAGCCTCGCCTGCCGAGGCCCGCGTCGCGCTGGGCATCGGCTGA
- the ilvN gene encoding acetolactate synthase small subunit: MNAMNTHYPEPVRVEPINRHTLAVIVDNEPGVLARISGMFSGRGYNIESLTVSETEEARHISRITIVTAGTNAVIEQIKAQLDRLVPVHRVVDLTLQGNAIEREICLVKVKGEGEHRSEALRLAAAFGAKTLDATLNSFVFELTGATEEIDRFVRLMSVIGLVEICRTGISAMGRGAEPL, from the coding sequence ATGAACGCGATGAACACCCACTACCCCGAGCCCGTCCGCGTCGAGCCGATCAATCGGCACACGCTCGCGGTGATCGTCGACAACGAGCCCGGCGTGCTCGCCCGCATCTCGGGGATGTTCTCCGGCCGCGGCTACAACATCGAGAGCCTGACCGTCTCCGAGACCGAGGAGGCGCGCCACATCTCGCGCATCACCATCGTGACCGCGGGCACCAACGCCGTGATCGAGCAGATCAAGGCGCAGCTCGACCGGCTGGTGCCGGTGCACCGGGTCGTGGACCTGACGCTCCAGGGCAACGCCATCGAGCGCGAGATCTGCCTCGTGAAGGTGAAGGGCGAGGGCGAGCACCGCAGCGAGGCCCTGCGGCTGGCCGCCGCCTTCGGCGCCAAGACGCTGGATGCCACACTCAACTCCTTCGTGTTCGAGCTGACCGGCGCCACCGAGGAGATCGACCGGTTCGTGCGCCTGATGAGCGTGATCGGGCTCGTGGAGATCTGCCGGACCGGCATCTCCGCGATGGGGCGCGGGGCGGAGCCGCTCTGA
- the ilvC gene encoding ketol-acid reductoisomerase, with protein sequence MRVYYDRDADLNLIKGKKVAIVGYGSQGHAHALNLRDSGVKDIVIALREGSATAKKAEHEGFKVLSVAEAARQADVVMMLTPDELQGDIYRESLEGNMKQGAALLFAHGLNVHFNLIEPRKDLDVLMVAPKGPGHTVRSEYLRGGGVPTLIAIAQDASGNAHDLGLSYASANGGGRAGIIETTFKEECETDLFGEQAVLCGGLVELIKAGFETLVEAGYAPEMAYFECLHEVKLIVDLIYEGGIANMNYSISNTAEYGEYVTGPRIVTPETKAEMKRVLNDIQSGTFTRNWMLENKVNQTSFKATRAKLAAHPIEEVGAKLRGMMPWISEKALVDKTRN encoded by the coding sequence ATGCGGGTGTATTACGATCGCGACGCCGACCTGAACCTGATCAAGGGCAAGAAGGTCGCCATCGTCGGCTACGGCAGCCAGGGCCACGCCCACGCGCTCAACCTGCGCGATTCCGGCGTGAAGGACATCGTCATCGCGCTGCGCGAGGGCTCCGCCACCGCCAAGAAGGCCGAGCACGAGGGCTTCAAGGTCCTGTCGGTCGCCGAGGCCGCCCGTCAAGCCGACGTGGTCATGATGCTCACCCCCGACGAGCTGCAGGGCGACATCTACCGCGAGTCCCTCGAGGGCAACATGAAGCAGGGCGCCGCGCTCCTGTTCGCCCACGGCCTCAACGTCCACTTCAACCTGATCGAGCCGCGCAAGGACCTCGACGTCCTGATGGTCGCCCCGAAGGGCCCCGGCCACACCGTGCGTTCCGAGTACCTCCGCGGCGGCGGCGTGCCGACCCTGATCGCCATCGCGCAGGACGCCTCCGGCAACGCCCACGACCTCGGCCTGTCGTACGCCTCGGCCAATGGCGGCGGCCGCGCCGGCATCATCGAGACCACCTTCAAGGAGGAGTGCGAGACCGATCTGTTCGGCGAGCAGGCCGTGCTCTGCGGCGGCCTCGTCGAGCTGATCAAGGCCGGCTTCGAGACCCTGGTCGAGGCGGGCTACGCCCCCGAGATGGCCTATTTCGAGTGCCTCCACGAGGTGAAGCTGATCGTCGACCTCATCTACGAGGGCGGCATCGCCAACATGAACTACTCGATCTCCAACACGGCCGAGTACGGCGAGTACGTCACCGGCCCGCGCATCGTGACGCCCGAGACCAAGGCCGAGATGAAGCGCGTGCTGAACGACATCCAGTCGGGCACCTTCACCCGCAACTGGATGCTGGAGAACAAGGTCAACCAGACCTCGTTCAAGGCGACCCGCGCCAAGCTCGCCGCTCACCCGATCGAGGAGGTCGGCGCCAAGCTCCGCGGCATGATGCCGTGGATCTCCGAGAAGGCGCTGGTCGACAAGACCCGCAACTGA
- the aroQ gene encoding type II 3-dehydroquinate dehydratase, whose protein sequence is MHDTVLVLNGPNLNLLGKRQPEIYGRETLADVEALCRETAAGFGLAVVCRQSNAEHVLIDAIHEFRVGSAGIVINAGAYTHTSVALLDALNTCEVPVIECHISNVHRREAFRHHSYISLAATAVLAGFGTHGYALAIRHLAHLRSGRTA, encoded by the coding sequence ATGCATGACACCGTCCTGGTCCTGAACGGGCCCAACCTGAACCTGCTCGGCAAGCGCCAGCCGGAGATCTACGGCCGCGAGACGCTGGCCGACGTCGAGGCCCTGTGCCGCGAGACCGCGGCAGGCTTCGGCCTCGCGGTCGTGTGCCGCCAGAGCAACGCCGAGCACGTGCTGATCGACGCGATCCACGAATTCCGCGTGGGCTCGGCCGGCATCGTCATCAACGCGGGCGCCTACACCCACACCTCGGTGGCGCTCCTCGATGCGCTGAACACCTGCGAGGTGCCGGTGATCGAGTGCCACATCTCGAACGTCCACCGGCGCGAGGCCTTCCGCCACCACTCTTACATCTCCCTCGCCGCCACGGCCGTGCTGGCGGGCTTCGGGACGCACGGCTACGCCCTGGCGATCCGGCACCTCGCGCATCTGCGGTCGGGCAGGACTGCGTGA